The region ACGAAGATTACACCGCTAAGAACCAACAGCTTTCTCCGCAAGCTCATAGCATATTCTCCCAAAGCCCTTTGGCTCATGTTCAGTAGGCTTAGACATGAGCCATCCCTTTTTTAGGGGCAAGCTGGCATCCACTCAGAAGAGGCGAATAGGCGAAGTCAATGCCTTCGCCTATCGGTCAATACGCATTGCGATCGCGGAAAATCTGAAAAATCGTGCGCAACAGGATCTTGATGTCCAGCAGGAGCGACCAGTTTTCGATGTACCACAGGTCGTACTTGGTGCGCTCGGCAATGGAGGTGTCGCCACGCAGGCCATTCACCTGCGCCCAACCGGTGATCCCTGCCTTCTCCCGGTGGCGGTCCATGTAGCGCGGGATGCTCTGGCGGAATTGCTCGACGTAGATGGGGCGTTCCGGCCGGGGGCCGACCAGGCTCATGTCCCCTACCAGCACGTTGATGAGCTGAGGCAGCTCGTCTAGCGAGAAACGCCGGATAAGCGAGCCAAAGCGCGTGCGACGCGGGTCGTTGGGGACCGTCCACCCCGGGCCCTCCGCCTCGGCGTCAGCGCGCATGGAGCGGAATTTGATCATCGGGAAGGGGCGGGCGTCTAATCCCATTCGTTCTTGGATATAAAATACCGGCCCGGGCGACTCGAGCTTGATGATCAACGCCGTTAGCATCATGAGCGGGGACAACAGCACCAGGCCGATCGCGCTCAGCGTGAGGTCCATCGCCCGTTTCAGGACCAGCCGCCAGCCGCGCAACGCGATGTCGCGCACGGTGAGCAGGGGCAGTCCGCCCAGGTCGTCAATGCTGATCTCGGAGGCCATGATTTGAAACACGTCGGGGAAGACGCGGATGCCTACTTTCTCACGCTCGCATAACGAGATGATGCCAAGAATCTCCTGATGAGCTGCCTCGGGCAGCGCGATGATCACCTCGTCCACTCGATGCTGTTCGATGATGGCGGGGATGTCGTTGATCCGGCCCAGGACGGGGAATCCTAGCACCGAGCGCAAGCCGCCGTTGGCATCCACCAGCCCCACCACTCGATACCCCAGCCCCGGCGAGTGCACAATCTTTTGCAGGATCATGCGCCCCACCTCGCCGGTGCCGACGATGAGCACCCGGTCCTCGCCCACACCGCGCGCCTGCAGCGCCCACTGCACCCGTGCATGAATCACCCGCCCTATGGTCACCAACCCTAGTGTCAGCCCCCAGGTGTAGGCGACCATCCAGCGGTGGTAATCCAATTGGCCCTTGTAGATAAAAGAGGTCAGCGCGATGGTGAGGAGGGTGTTGATGGAGACGGCCCCGAAAACCCGATAGAACTCGTCTAGGTGAGAGGTGGCCCGCTTACGACGATATAGCTTGTTGAAGAAAAAGATCGTGACCAGGCCGGCCGTGTGGATAGCCAGCATGCCTAGGTAATTGCGGAATGGGCCAATCCCCTCGCCCACGCTCATCCGGCGCAAGTGATAAGCTAGGTAAAAAGCCGCCACAGCGGTGATCACGTCACACAGCAGAAGCGCCAGCACAAACCAGACCTGGGTACGCTTCATGTCGTGACCTCCGTATGCGGTACGCTCGTCTTACGCCATCGGCCACTTAGAGCCCGATGGCCGAGGTCTAATCCTCCTTTACAGGCGATGCCGGCCAGGATCAGCCAATGCAACCAAAATGGCGTGGTGGCTGCATAGTGTTTGCGGTAGAAGATGGCCATGGCCCGATAAAACTCCACACGGGCGCGCGGGCTATGTCGGCTGGCGGCTTCCTTCACGTGTAACACAGTCACCCTCGGGTTGTACCACACTTTCCAACCGGCATCCTTGATCCGTTTGGCCCAATCCAAATCCTCCCCATACATCCAAAACGCCTCGTCCAGCAGGCCGACCTGCAGGATCGCCTCTCGCCGCACCCACATGAACGCGCCCACCACGGAATCCACCTCCGTGAGCAGGTCGGGGTCGAGGTAGGTCAAGTTGTATCGGCCGAACAAACGAGTGCGCGGGAAGAGCTTACTAAGCCCCAGCATCCGCCAGAGCGAGATCTCCGGAGTGGGGAATGAACGGCGGCACGCTAGGTCTAGCGAGCCATCCGGGCGTACCAGCTTGGGGCCCACCACGCCGGCATCTGGGCGAGCGTCCATAAAGGCGAGCATCTGCGCCAGCGCGTCAGGGGGCAAGAGCGTATCCGGGTTCAGCAAGAGGACATATCGCGGCAGATCCAGAAGGGGTAGGGAAGAGAGACGATTCTTCTCCACAGGAAGGTCGGAGAAGCCGAAGGCTCGCAGGCCCAGGTTGTTGGCGTAGGCATAACCGCCGTTGTATCCGCTCTCGATCAGCCGGACCTGTGGGAATTCGGCCCGCACCATGTCGGCGCTGCCATCGGTAGAGGCGTTGTCCACCACGCACACTTCGAAAGCTAGATCGCCCTGACTGGCGTAGACCGAGCGCAAACACGCTCGCAGCAAGGCGCGCGTGTTATAGTTGACGATCACGATCGCCAAGTCAAGCATCCAACCCCTCATCGGTTGGCGTAATTTTAGCACAGGCCCCAGGCTGGGGCAAAGCAATATTCGCTACTGCGCTCTAGTCTGGTCAGCACAGGAATTGGCGATCGGGGACGCGTGGGTTTTTCGCCATGCTGTTAACAGCTCGCCCAGGTGGGCGAAGATCCAGTTGGGGCGCGGGTCGGCTGTAGCGAAACGCTGGGCGTCAGTCACACCGCACAGCATACCGATAGTCTTCAGCCCAGCGCGATGGCCGCCTACGATGTCGGTCTCATAGCGATCACCGACGACAGCCGTCTCCTCCGCGCGCGTGCCCAGGCGAGTCAGCGCCTGCTTGAAAATGTTTGGCTCCGGCTTGCCGATCACGCGGGCTTTGACGCCGGTAGCCGTCTCCAGCATGGCCACGATGGAGCCGGCTCCCGGGATCTCGCCATGCTCCGTAGGCAGGCTGGCATCGGTGTTAGTGGCGATCAACAACGCCCCTTTCTGGATAGCCAGAGCAGCCTCTCGCGCCTTGGCATAGGTGAACGTGGAGTCAAAGCCGACCACCACATATTGAGCTTGCTGGTGATCATCCACTAGCCGGAATCCCTGCTGGGCCAACGCCTCTCGGACCCCGCGCTCGCCGATGACCAAGACCCCCGCGCCGGCCGGCGAAGTCTCCTTCAGCCAGGCCGCTGTGGCCAGCGCCGAGGTGAAGATGCGCTCTTCACCGACGTAAATGCCCAGCGAGGCCAGTTTCTCCACATATTGGCCAGGCGTACGGCTGGAGTTGTTGGTCAAGAACAGGAACGGGGTGCCCGTCGCCTGCAGGTGAGATATGAACTCGCGCGCGCCGGGAAGCAGCTCGTTGCCGGCGTAGATCACGCCGTCCATGTCCAAGATCAAGCCTCGGATCTCACACAGAGAGGGCGTCGTCACGGTGTTTGTCCTCCTCTGCTGCGATATCGGCCTCCACATCAACGGCTGCCGTGGCAATGGCCCATGCCACCAGCCCCCACATCCCGCCAGAGATTAGCAAGGCCAGCAGCACAGAGAGTGGGTTGAGCGGGACCTGACCACGAGCGATGCCGATCACGGCCAGCAGCAAGCCCAGAGCGGCCGCGCCCAGCCCGATCTTAAGCGGCGCCGGCCATCGCCGGATATCTAAGGTGAGCTTCATGCATCCCCTCTCCTTCGGCCACTTTTACCCTTCAGCTGGGCGCAAGTCGAGCACGTTTAGCTCGAAGTAGCGCTCCCCATTGCGCTCGCTGATGTCCAGCGTGAACGCTAAGTCCACGCGCGTGGGCAAATTTTCGGCCAGATGCGCTTGTCGAAAGGCGATCGCATCGAACACAAGGCGGCCATCGCTCACCACCAATCTGAGGTGTTGTCCATCGTCGCCCACGACGCGACTGCGGCGCACCGCTAGGCCGCGGGCCATCAGCACAGGCGGCTCATTCCCATGTCCACACGGCTCCACCAACTTGAGCTGCTCATACAGGTCGCGGTTTAACTCCTTCAACGTGACCTCAGCGTCAATGTGCAGTTTAGGGGTCAGGTCCTTATCGGCCAGCTCAGCTTGGGCGATGGCTTGGAGCCGCTCCTGGAGCGCAGGCAAGTGCTCTGTACGTATGGTGAAACCGGCTGCGGCAGCGTGTCCGCCATGACGCACCAGGAGATCGCGGCATTGGTCGAGGGCGGCGGTGATATCGAACTCTGGAATCGAGCGAGCCGATCCGCGGCTTTCCTCTTCGCCCAGGTGGACTACGACCGTCGGGCGATAAGTCACCTCGGCGATCTGTGAGGCGATCAGTCCAACGATGCCATGTTCATACCCTGGTGAAGCCACCACGTGCAGGTAGGGAACAGCCATCTGCGTCCCTGTGGAGGCCAACGTGGCGAGAGCTTCCTCCGCGTGCCGTCGGGTGAGCTCCTGTCGCCGCTGATTGAGCACATCCAGCTCAGCAGCCAGAGTGATTGCCTGGCCAGGATCTTGGGTGGTGAGGAGATCATATGCCAGCATCCCCGTCCGCAGCCGGCCAGCGGCGTTCAGGCGCGGTGCCAGGATGAAGCCGATGGTCCAGGCGGTGACCCGGCCAGGCAATACGCTGGCGGCGTGCATGAGCTCGCGTATCCCCAATCGGGTCGGCTCGTTGAGGCGGGCCAGCCCTAGGCGCACCAGGGTGCGGTTCTCCCCAAGGAGGGGGACGATGTCGGCGACCGTACCGAGGGCGACTAGGTCCAGCAGGTCCTCCTCTTTCAGCCCTTCTGCGGTAACCCACGAGTTCCGGCGGGCAGCGCGGAGGAGCCCCTGGGCCAGGCGATAGGCTACACCGACGCCTGCCAGCGACGGGAAAGGATAGCGGGAGTCGGGCCGCTTAGGGTTGACGACCGCGCGGGCCGGGGGCAGTTCTGGGCCAGGCGTGTGGTGATCGGTGACGATCATATCTAGGCCCAAGCGTTGCCCGAAGGCCACTTCCTCTATGGAACGGATGCCGCAGTCCACCGTCACCACTACCCGGCATCCCTCGCTTTTGAGTTGCTTCAACGCCTCGAAATTCAGACCGTAGCCCTCGTCCACGCGATGAGGGATGTATGGGCGCACGTCAGCTCCAAGGGCGCGCAGGGTGAGCGTCATCAGCGCGGTCGATGTCACGCCGTCAGCATCGAAATCGCCGTAGACGGCGATGCGCTCGCCGCGACGCAGGGCGTCGCGCAGCCGGGTGACCGCTTCGTTAACGCCTTTAAGGTGATAGGGGTTATCGAACAGATGGCTGCCGTAGAGAAAGGCCTCTGCCTCGGCCGGCGTGGTGATGCCACGATGGACCAGGACGCGCACCAGCACCGGATGGAGATGGGATAGGCGCTTGGCGACCTCGGAAGGAGGTGGTGGGCCCACCACCCAGCGCTTCCGAGATCTCAAGTCCTCTCGAGCCAAAGATGACACCCGCCAGCTCTCTAAGTGATAGCTTCAATGATGGTCAGTCAGCGCGTAGACCGAGTTCGATTGTAAGGTGAAGGACGGGCTTTGTCAAGCTCGATCATCCGGCCGGCCTTCTCACAGAACGCCTAGAAGCCTAGAGCCTGTAGAGTCTATATGTGCACCTGGAGCCATCCTTGGCTACGCGCCAGATCGGTGAGGAAGGGGACTTCTCGCTGTCTGCCCTGATAAGCTTGATAGGCGTAGTA is a window of Anaerolineae bacterium DNA encoding:
- a CDS encoding glycosyltransferase family 2 protein, coding for MLDLAIVIVNYNTRALLRACLRSVYASQGDLAFEVCVVDNASTDGSADMVRAEFPQVRLIESGYNGGYAYANNLGLRAFGFSDLPVEKNRLSSLPLLDLPRYVLLLNPDTLLPPDALAQMLAFMDARPDAGVVGPKLVRPDGSLDLACRRSFPTPEISLWRMLGLSKLFPRTRLFGRYNLTYLDPDLLTEVDSVVGAFMWVRREAILQVGLLDEAFWMYGEDLDWAKRIKDAGWKVWYNPRVTVLHVKEAASRHSPRARVEFYRAMAIFYRKHYAATTPFWLHWLILAGIACKGGLDLGHRALSGRWRKTSVPHTEVTT
- the recJ gene encoding single-stranded-DNA-specific exonuclease RecJ, whose product is MRSRKRWVVGPPPPSEVAKRLSHLHPVLVRVLVHRGITTPAEAEAFLYGSHLFDNPYHLKGVNEAVTRLRDALRRGERIAVYGDFDADGVTSTALMTLTLRALGADVRPYIPHRVDEGYGLNFEALKQLKSEGCRVVVTVDCGIRSIEEVAFGQRLGLDMIVTDHHTPGPELPPARAVVNPKRPDSRYPFPSLAGVGVAYRLAQGLLRAARRNSWVTAEGLKEEDLLDLVALGTVADIVPLLGENRTLVRLGLARLNEPTRLGIRELMHAASVLPGRVTAWTIGFILAPRLNAAGRLRTGMLAYDLLTTQDPGQAITLAAELDVLNQRRQELTRRHAEEALATLASTGTQMAVPYLHVVASPGYEHGIVGLIASQIAEVTYRPTVVVHLGEEESRGSARSIPEFDITAALDQCRDLLVRHGGHAAAAGFTIRTEHLPALQERLQAIAQAELADKDLTPKLHIDAEVTLKELNRDLYEQLKLVEPCGHGNEPPVLMARGLAVRRSRVVGDDGQHLRLVVSDGRLVFDAIAFRQAHLAENLPTRVDLAFTLDISERNGERYFELNVLDLRPAEG
- a CDS encoding HAD-IIA family hydrolase; translated protein: MTTPSLCEIRGLILDMDGVIYAGNELLPGAREFISHLQATGTPFLFLTNNSSRTPGQYVEKLASLGIYVGEERIFTSALATAAWLKETSPAGAGVLVIGERGVREALAQQGFRLVDDHQQAQYVVVGFDSTFTYAKAREAALAIQKGALLIATNTDASLPTEHGEIPGAGSIVAMLETATGVKARVIGKPEPNIFKQALTRLGTRAEETAVVGDRYETDIVGGHRAGLKTIGMLCGVTDAQRFATADPRPNWIFAHLGELLTAWRKTHASPIANSCADQTRAQ
- a CDS encoding undecaprenyl-phosphate glucose phosphotransferase, which produces MKRTQVWFVLALLLCDVITAVAAFYLAYHLRRMSVGEGIGPFRNYLGMLAIHTAGLVTIFFFNKLYRRKRATSHLDEFYRVFGAVSINTLLTIALTSFIYKGQLDYHRWMVAYTWGLTLGLVTIGRVIHARVQWALQARGVGEDRVLIVGTGEVGRMILQKIVHSPGLGYRVVGLVDANGGLRSVLGFPVLGRINDIPAIIEQHRVDEVIIALPEAAHQEILGIISLCEREKVGIRVFPDVFQIMASEISIDDLGGLPLLTVRDIALRGWRLVLKRAMDLTLSAIGLVLLSPLMMLTALIIKLESPGPVFYIQERMGLDARPFPMIKFRSMRADAEAEGPGWTVPNDPRRTRFGSLIRRFSLDELPQLINVLVGDMSLVGPRPERPIYVEQFRQSIPRYMDRHREKAGITGWAQVNGLRGDTSIAERTKYDLWYIENWSLLLDIKILLRTIFQIFRDRNAY